The following proteins come from a genomic window of Sphaerisporangium rubeum:
- a CDS encoding WecB/TagA/CpsF family glycosyltransferase: MSQRTLAGRSRDPRPVVERVRVGGVLVDRLTEQEVVDRVVVASLRGEGGHVVTPNVDICRMCARDPVVRSVVAQAEIAVPDGMPLVWASRLLGAAVPARITGADLIWSLSEAAARAGLPIYLLGGPPGVACRAAEVLRGRYAGLRVAGVAAPPYGFEASAEAVREVRAALVAAAPRLVFVGLGFPKQDRLIVTLREDLPGTWFVGCGAAIAFTAGAVRRAPEWMRRAGLEWLFRLAAEPTRLARRYLVDDLPFALRMLVCAAVTRAWRSHAVRASIRLMSAAVRLPGRAVTACREFMGR; encoded by the coding sequence ATGTCGCAACGGACGCTGGCCGGTAGGTCGCGTGATCCGCGGCCTGTCGTGGAGCGGGTGCGGGTCGGTGGGGTGCTGGTGGACCGGCTCACCGAGCAGGAGGTGGTGGACCGGGTCGTGGTGGCGTCCTTGCGGGGAGAAGGCGGACACGTCGTCACACCTAATGTGGACATCTGCCGCATGTGCGCGCGGGACCCGGTGGTGCGGTCCGTCGTGGCGCAGGCCGAGATCGCCGTGCCGGACGGCATGCCGCTGGTCTGGGCCTCGCGGTTGCTGGGGGCGGCGGTGCCGGCGCGGATCACGGGGGCCGATCTCATCTGGTCGTTGTCGGAGGCCGCGGCGCGTGCCGGGTTGCCGATCTATCTGCTCGGCGGGCCGCCGGGGGTGGCGTGCCGGGCCGCCGAGGTGTTGCGCGGCCGGTACGCGGGGCTGCGGGTCGCGGGGGTCGCGGCGCCGCCGTACGGGTTCGAGGCGTCCGCCGAGGCCGTGCGGGAGGTTCGTGCGGCCTTGGTGGCGGCGGCGCCTCGGCTGGTGTTCGTCGGGCTCGGGTTCCCCAAGCAGGACCGGTTGATCGTCACGTTGCGGGAGGACCTGCCGGGTACGTGGTTCGTCGGCTGCGGCGCGGCCATCGCGTTCACAGCCGGCGCGGTCCGCCGCGCGCCGGAGTGGATGCGGCGCGCCGGGCTGGAGTGGTTGTTCCGGCTGGCCGCCGAGCCGACACGGCTGGCACGCAGGTACCTCGTGGACGATCTGCCGTTCGCGCTCCGCATGCTCGTCTGCGCCGCCGTGACGCGAGCGTGGCGTTCTCACGCGGTGAGGGCCAGTATCCGGCTGATGTCCGCCGCGGTGAGGTTGCCGGGACGAGCGGTCACGGCCTGCCGGGAGTTCATGGGACGGTAG
- a CDS encoding glycosyltransferase family A protein yields MSPPAVGVVVPTRGDRPSLLREAVRGVLAQAYPRVSVVVVVDGGDVVAVRRQLAGLVTAGGVARRVVVVGNRFTPGLPGARNTGIAVLDTEFVAFCDDDDVWLPGKLAAQVVALRAEPGGEFCSCAIEVEYGGRRVARTAGSDRVTEADLTRSRMVMVHSSTFLFRRGAVWVDESAPAGQNEDWDLALRAAGRRPLVYVDRPLVRVRWGASAYVTRWAERIAGLEWMLARHPALVRDRRGAARVYGQLAFLHAALGHRREAARWALRAFGTRCGEPRVPIAVAVALGLPARLVLHRLHAWGHGI; encoded by the coding sequence ATGAGCCCGCCGGCTGTGGGGGTCGTCGTGCCGACCCGGGGCGACCGGCCGTCCCTGCTGCGTGAGGCGGTGCGGGGGGTGCTGGCCCAGGCGTATCCGCGGGTGTCCGTGGTGGTCGTGGTGGACGGCGGGGACGTGGTGGCGGTGCGCCGGCAGCTCGCGGGGCTCGTCACCGCGGGTGGGGTGGCAAGGCGGGTGGTCGTGGTCGGCAACCGGTTCACCCCCGGCTTGCCGGGTGCTCGGAACACCGGGATCGCGGTGCTCGACACCGAGTTCGTGGCGTTCTGCGACGACGATGACGTGTGGTTGCCGGGGAAGCTCGCGGCGCAGGTGGTGGCGTTGCGTGCGGAGCCGGGGGGTGAGTTCTGCTCGTGCGCCATCGAGGTCGAGTACGGCGGACGGCGGGTGGCGCGGACGGCCGGGAGTGACCGGGTGACCGAGGCCGACCTGACGCGGTCGCGCATGGTGATGGTGCATTCCTCGACGTTCCTGTTCCGGCGTGGCGCGGTATGGGTGGACGAGAGCGCGCCGGCCGGCCAGAACGAGGACTGGGATCTCGCGCTGCGGGCCGCGGGCCGGCGGCCGCTGGTGTACGTCGACCGGCCGCTGGTGCGGGTGCGGTGGGGGGCTTCGGCGTACGTGACCCGCTGGGCCGAGCGCATCGCGGGGCTCGAGTGGATGCTGGCCAGGCATCCCGCGCTCGTCCGCGACCGGCGTGGCGCGGCGCGGGTCTACGGACAGCTCGCGTTCCTGCACGCGGCCCTCGGCCACCGGCGCGAGGCGGCCCGCTGGGCCCTGCGCGCCTTCGGCACCCGGTGCGGCGAACCCCGGGTGCCGATCGCGGTGGCCGTCGCTCTCGGCCTGCCGGCACGGCTGGTGCTCCACCGGCTGCACGCCTGGGGACACGGCATCTGA
- a CDS encoding sulfotransferase, producing MAVRVIFIGGLGRSGTTLLERLLGEVPGVAPLGEVVHLWERGVLGREPCGCGEAFTACAFWRRVGVRAFGGWSSGLADRVIMLRRRVDRTRRIPGLAVRRRHPDLSGYTRAYSRVYEAAAQVAARPVVVDSSKHASLAFCLLTSPVVDLSVVHLVRDPRAVAHSWQRHVRRPEDGAPMTRWRPWRTAVHWVVQNLAFELLALRNGTVVRVRYEDLLADPPAVLVPLLAQLGLPTGPRGDPPGLSGFAAGHRVAELSMAHTCSGNPMRFTTGTLELRLDDTWCDRLPRHHRWLVTALTWPLMIRYGYRPCDSRGPVPWLPPGVTASGCR from the coding sequence GTGGCCGTTCGGGTGATCTTCATCGGTGGGCTGGGGCGTAGTGGGACGACCTTGTTGGAGCGGTTGCTCGGGGAGGTTCCCGGGGTGGCGCCGCTCGGGGAGGTCGTGCATCTGTGGGAGCGGGGGGTGCTGGGGCGGGAGCCCTGTGGGTGTGGGGAGGCGTTCACGGCGTGCGCGTTCTGGCGGCGGGTGGGGGTGCGGGCCTTCGGGGGGTGGTCCAGCGGGCTGGCCGATCGGGTGATCATGTTGCGGCGGCGGGTGGATCGGACGCGGCGGATCCCGGGGCTGGCGGTGCGGCGGCGGCATCCCGACCTGAGTGGGTACACGCGGGCCTACTCCAGGGTGTACGAGGCGGCGGCGCAGGTCGCGGCGCGGCCGGTGGTGGTCGATTCGAGCAAGCACGCTTCGCTGGCGTTCTGCTTGCTGACCTCGCCGGTGGTCGATCTCAGCGTGGTGCATCTGGTGCGTGATCCGCGGGCCGTGGCGCACTCGTGGCAGCGGCATGTGCGGCGGCCCGAGGACGGGGCTCCGATGACGCGGTGGCGGCCGTGGCGTACGGCTGTGCACTGGGTGGTGCAGAACCTCGCGTTCGAGTTGCTGGCGTTGCGTAACGGCACGGTGGTGCGGGTGCGGTACGAGGACCTGCTCGCCGATCCGCCGGCCGTGCTCGTCCCGTTGCTGGCGCAGTTGGGGCTGCCTACGGGGCCTCGGGGGGATCCTCCTGGTCTTTCCGGGTTCGCCGCGGGTCATCGGGTGGCCGAGCTGTCGATGGCGCACACCTGCTCGGGGAACCCTATGCGGTTCACGACGGGGACTCTCGAGCTGCGGCTGGACGACACGTGGTGCGACCGGCTGCCTCGGCATCACCGGTGGCTCGTGACGGCCCTCACGTGGCCGCTGATGATCAGGTACGGCTACCGTCCGTGCGACTCGCGCGGGCCGGTGCCGTGGCTGCCGCCGGGTGTGACGGCTTCGGGATGCCGATGA
- a CDS encoding SIR2 family protein — MEVLADGMGSAGRPVVVLAGAGASHSAGVATGEELLRLVAAGCGEEPGDDPVAWYVARFGRFPDYFAMLQGEAGHRLTLPRRLFEGFGPTPAHRVLADMAAHGLAGPFLTTNFDRLLEQALAEAGVRARVAHDLDTMAMADVQEPLVVKLHGDYRDVRIRDTAALHTYHPVVDALLDRVLTGAPLLVCGWSASWDLPLGEALLRTAGCHPTYWLQCGEPTPRALRLIEGRKALVARVEGSDAGLCELRSVLARSGR; from the coding sequence GTGGAGGTGCTGGCGGACGGCATGGGTTCGGCGGGGCGGCCGGTGGTCGTGCTCGCGGGAGCTGGGGCGTCCCACTCTGCGGGAGTGGCCACCGGGGAGGAACTGCTGCGGCTGGTCGCGGCCGGGTGCGGTGAGGAGCCCGGTGACGATCCGGTCGCCTGGTACGTCGCCAGGTTCGGTCGCTTCCCGGACTACTTCGCCATGCTCCAGGGAGAGGCGGGACATCGGCTCACGCTGCCTCGTCGGCTGTTCGAGGGGTTCGGGCCGACGCCGGCCCATCGGGTGCTCGCGGACATGGCCGCTCACGGGCTGGCCGGGCCGTTCCTCACCACGAACTTCGACCGGCTCCTCGAACAGGCGCTGGCCGAGGCCGGCGTGAGGGCTCGTGTGGCGCATGACCTCGACACCATGGCCATGGCCGATGTCCAGGAACCCTTGGTGGTGAAGCTGCATGGGGACTACCGGGATGTCCGGATCCGGGACACCGCCGCCTTGCACACCTACCATCCGGTCGTCGACGCGCTGCTCGACCGTGTGCTGACCGGTGCGCCGCTTCTGGTCTGCGGGTGGTCCGCGAGCTGGGACCTTCCGCTCGGTGAGGCCTTGCTCCGTACCGCCGGGTGCCATCCGACGTACTGGCTGCAGTGCGGTGAGCCAACCCCGCGTGCGCTACGGCTCATCGAGGGCCGGAAGGCGCTGGTCGCGCGGGTCGAGGGCTCTGATGCCGGCTTGTGCGAACTACGGTCGGTCTTGGCGCGCTCAGGAAGATAG
- a CDS encoding glycosyltransferase family 4 protein gives MRVLYVRPYTHRDSGPALASDSIGFNVTCADALETGLTARGVEVSSVVGGGDGRTAWVGAVLTEFERMLVMRPPDVVLAFHAFWPFTVELRRVMDDAGYGGPLVTYTHGSHWDRTDLFRFERYPRLAWADLGNLMCADRVLVVSRWMAAALTTEVSAAAPSAAAELVPRLRPVGLPLDLPRIDAARCPQDPGPPIVVFNHAPVTAKRPEVFFELAEELLRRTPARLLITRRIPPNPFLGRLDPDRVLLGDDLPVDEYYAALWKAHIQVSTAIHESLGVATLEAMATGTCCLLPRVGAYPEITDPDALYDDTGELLSRLVDLVGRPEPRRDLAARQMARTRAAYSPERVAAAVHEVLLEVAR, from the coding sequence ATGCGCGTCCTGTATGTCCGCCCTTATACGCATCGAGACTCCGGGCCCGCGCTCGCGAGTGACAGCATCGGATTCAACGTCACCTGCGCCGACGCGTTGGAGACAGGGCTCACGGCACGGGGTGTGGAAGTGTCCTCCGTCGTGGGAGGCGGGGACGGTCGTACGGCGTGGGTCGGGGCGGTGCTGACGGAGTTCGAGCGGATGCTCGTCATGCGTCCGCCGGACGTCGTGTTGGCGTTTCATGCGTTCTGGCCCTTCACCGTCGAACTGCGGCGGGTCATGGACGACGCGGGGTACGGCGGACCGCTGGTCACATACACGCATGGCAGTCATTGGGACCGGACGGATCTGTTCCGTTTCGAGCGGTACCCGCGTCTGGCATGGGCCGATCTCGGTAACCTCATGTGCGCCGACCGGGTGCTCGTGGTGAGCAGGTGGATGGCCGCCGCACTCACCACCGAGGTGAGCGCCGCCGCGCCGTCCGCCGCCGCGGAACTGGTGCCGCGTCTGCGGCCGGTCGGGCTGCCGCTGGACCTGCCACGTATCGACGCCGCCAGGTGCCCGCAGGATCCGGGGCCACCGATCGTCGTGTTCAACCACGCGCCGGTCACCGCGAAACGCCCCGAGGTGTTCTTCGAGCTGGCCGAGGAACTGCTTCGCCGCACCCCGGCCCGCCTGCTGATCACCCGCCGTATCCCGCCGAACCCTTTCCTCGGACGGCTGGACCCGGACCGCGTACTGCTCGGCGATGACCTGCCGGTCGACGAGTACTACGCCGCCTTGTGGAAGGCGCACATCCAGGTCAGCACGGCCATCCATGAGAGCCTCGGCGTCGCCACCCTTGAGGCCATGGCCACCGGCACGTGCTGCCTGCTGCCGCGCGTCGGCGCGTACCCCGAGATCACCGATCCCGACGCGTTGTACGACGACACCGGGGAGTTGTTGTCCCGCTTAGTGGACCTCGTGGGACGACCTGAGCCGCGTCGTGATCTGGCGGCCAGGCAGATGGCCCGCACGCGCGCCGCCTACAGTCCGGAGCGAGTCGCCGCGGCGGTGCACGAGGTACTGCTGGAGGTCGCCCGATGA
- a CDS encoding D-alanine--D-alanine ligase family protein: MASRLRASGQGSVRVRVAVLYGGRSPEHPVSVASGRGVLAALDPQAYDPLPVLITAEGAWTVPGHSAAVVLDPSSGELLGYRAGRPVYSLGRPDVVFPVLHGPMGEDGTVQGLLELAGLPYVGCGVLSSAACMDKAWGKRVAVTAGLPVTPYVVLDGAVEDDLLERLGSPVFVKPARCGSSIGVSPASTREELDAALRIASAYDSKVIVEAGVRGMEVMCGVLELSGEPVAGPLAEIALDGADFFDYAAKYTASRPQFTVPARLDEATTHKVRQLATTAFHALGCRSLARVDCFVTPEGEVLFNEVNTMPGFTAGSLFPQMWKAAGLPYEDLIDHLIRDAMTTPTGLRPAA; this comes from the coding sequence ATGGCTTCCCGTCTTCGTGCCTCCGGGCAAGGGTCCGTGCGGGTTCGGGTCGCGGTGCTGTACGGGGGCCGGAGTCCTGAGCATCCGGTGTCGGTCGCGAGCGGACGGGGGGTGCTCGCGGCGCTGGACCCTCAGGCGTACGATCCGCTGCCGGTGCTCATCACCGCGGAAGGAGCGTGGACCGTCCCCGGTCACAGTGCCGCTGTCGTGCTCGATCCGTCGAGCGGGGAGTTGCTCGGGTACCGGGCCGGGCGGCCTGTGTACTCGCTCGGACGGCCGGATGTCGTCTTTCCTGTGCTGCACGGGCCCATGGGGGAGGACGGCACGGTGCAGGGGCTGCTGGAGCTGGCCGGGCTGCCTTACGTGGGGTGCGGGGTGCTGTCCAGTGCGGCGTGCATGGACAAGGCCTGGGGGAAGCGGGTGGCGGTGACGGCGGGGCTTCCTGTCACGCCGTACGTGGTGCTCGACGGGGCGGTCGAGGACGATCTGCTGGAGCGGCTCGGGTCGCCGGTGTTCGTCAAACCGGCTCGCTGTGGTTCCAGCATCGGGGTCTCTCCTGCCTCCACCCGGGAGGAACTGGACGCCGCGCTCCGCATCGCGTCCGCTTACGACAGCAAGGTGATCGTCGAGGCGGGGGTACGCGGCATGGAGGTCATGTGCGGAGTCCTGGAGCTGTCCGGCGAACCCGTCGCCGGCCCTCTCGCCGAGATCGCCCTGGACGGGGCCGACTTCTTCGACTACGCCGCCAAGTACACCGCCTCCCGGCCCCAGTTCACCGTCCCGGCACGCCTGGACGAAGCCACCACCCACAAGGTGCGACAGCTCGCCACGACGGCCTTCCACGCTCTCGGTTGCCGCTCTCTGGCCCGCGTCGACTGCTTCGTGACTCCCGAGGGAGAAGTCCTCTTCAACGAGGTCAACACCATGCCGGGCTTCACCGCCGGCTCCCTGTTCCCCCAGATGTGGAAAGCCGCGGGGCTGCCGTACGAGGATCTGATCGACCATCTGATCAGGGACGCGATGACCACCCCGACCGGCCTGCGTCCGGCCGCCTGA
- a CDS encoding helix-turn-helix domain-containing protein: MRTVMSTEHVPDAERLERFREVLFQDSAPAAPYVDDDQSPLQGKLDVGALGPIGFLRLISSSEARRGMRRGPELIRRSDPEDYRLTFALHGNIMLDHHDRQTLLRPGDMTLLDTSRPYDAWHPIGSAGFLYFAVSKHRLPLPRRYADAFVGARLSCRSGIAALLRTVAGQTARDLGTYAPDEAARLSAVLFDLVAGVLAHELGVTGALPCESQKQIMLQRVQGFIQRRLGDPGLSPATIAQAHHISVRTLHRLFEPGGCTIGEWIRSQRLDRSRRDLADVLLADQPVHAIATRWGFTSHAHFTRSFSAAYGMSPLEYRNRRPKA, translated from the coding sequence ATGCGCACTGTGATGTCCACGGAACACGTGCCTGATGCCGAGCGCCTGGAGCGCTTCAGGGAGGTGTTATTTCAGGACAGCGCTCCAGCGGCACCGTACGTCGATGACGATCAATCGCCGTTGCAGGGGAAATTGGACGTCGGCGCGCTGGGGCCGATCGGTTTTCTCCGGTTGATCAGCAGCAGCGAGGCGCGCCGGGGAATGCGCCGCGGTCCTGAGTTGATCCGCCGGTCCGATCCGGAAGACTATCGGCTGACCTTCGCTCTGCACGGGAACATCATGCTGGACCACCATGACCGGCAGACCCTGCTGCGGCCCGGTGACATGACGCTGCTCGACACCTCACGTCCTTACGACGCGTGGCATCCGATCGGGTCGGCCGGTTTCCTGTACTTCGCTGTGTCGAAGCACCGGCTGCCGTTGCCACGCAGGTACGCCGACGCCTTCGTCGGGGCCCGCCTGTCCTGCCGGTCCGGCATCGCCGCGCTCCTGCGCACGGTCGCCGGCCAGACCGCGCGAGACCTCGGCACCTACGCTCCGGACGAGGCCGCGCGCCTGTCCGCCGTGCTGTTCGACCTGGTCGCCGGCGTGCTGGCCCACGAACTCGGGGTGACCGGCGCGCTCCCGTGCGAGTCGCAGAAGCAGATCATGCTCCAGCGTGTCCAGGGGTTCATCCAGCGGCGACTCGGTGACCCCGGCCTCTCACCCGCGACGATCGCGCAGGCGCATCACATCTCCGTGCGGACCCTGCACCGTCTGTTCGAACCCGGCGGCTGCACGATCGGCGAATGGATCCGGTCCCAGCGTCTCGACCGAAGCCGCCGCGACCTGGCCGACGTCCTGCTGGCCGACCAGCCCGTCCACGCCATCGCCACCCGCTGGGGCTTCACTTCTCACGCTCACTTCACCCGCTCCTTCAGCGCCGCTTACGGCATGAGCCCTCTTGAGTACCGGAACCGGAGGCCGAAGGCCTGA
- a CDS encoding GlxA family transcriptional regulator, protein MTVRRVLVVGYHAAELLDIACVTSPLIVANFYAREHLYDVALATPSARPIVCGTGLTLQGQQALEKVTGPLDTLIVSGGIGYEDAADSKVVVGHVRRLARESRRVASVCTGAAVLAAAGLLDGRRVTTHWKYARTLAECHPAIQVDADPIFIRDGHIATAAGVTSAIDLTLAFIEEDNGPALAREVARELVTYMQRPGNQAQMSMFTEAPPLSDDLVRRVVDHVAANLDADLTTATLAAAAGVSERHLTRLFLKHLGLPPGRYVRRARTEAAAHLLASTSLPMATIASRCGFGTAETLRQAFVDRYGLPPSRYRLAQSTV, encoded by the coding sequence ATGACGGTACGACGCGTGCTTGTGGTCGGGTACCACGCGGCGGAGTTGCTGGACATCGCGTGTGTCACGTCACCGTTGATCGTGGCGAACTTCTACGCGAGAGAGCACCTGTACGACGTGGCGCTCGCCACGCCGTCGGCGCGGCCCATCGTCTGCGGCACGGGGCTGACCCTGCAGGGCCAGCAGGCGCTGGAGAAGGTCACCGGGCCGTTGGACACGCTGATCGTCTCCGGGGGCATCGGCTACGAGGACGCGGCGGACAGCAAGGTCGTCGTGGGGCATGTCAGGCGGCTGGCGCGGGAGAGCCGGCGGGTGGCGTCGGTCTGCACGGGAGCGGCGGTGCTGGCGGCGGCGGGGCTGCTCGACGGACGGCGGGTCACGACGCACTGGAAGTACGCGCGCACGCTGGCCGAGTGCCATCCGGCGATCCAGGTGGACGCCGACCCGATCTTCATCAGGGACGGCCACATCGCCACGGCCGCCGGCGTCACCAGCGCCATCGACCTCACCCTCGCCTTCATCGAGGAGGACAACGGCCCCGCGCTGGCCCGCGAGGTGGCCCGCGAACTGGTGACGTACATGCAGCGTCCCGGCAACCAGGCCCAGATGAGCATGTTCACCGAGGCCCCACCGCTGAGCGACGACCTGGTGAGACGAGTGGTCGACCACGTCGCCGCCAACCTGGACGCGGACCTGACCACCGCCACCTTGGCCGCCGCCGCCGGCGTCAGCGAACGCCACCTGACCCGCCTGTTCCTCAAACACCTCGGCCTGCCTCCCGGCCGCTACGTCCGCCGGGCTCGCACCGAAGCCGCCGCGCACCTGCTGGCGTCCACGTCTCTCCCCATGGCCACCATCGCGTCGCGCTGCGGCTTCGGTACGGCGGAAACCCTCCGCCAGGCCTTCGTCGACCGGTACGGCCTCCCGCCGTCCCGGTACCGCCTGGCCCAGTCCACCGTGTAG
- a CDS encoding DUF397 domain-containing protein, with protein sequence MKSGWRRSSFSGHDGSNCVEVANVTGGNRAVRDSKDLSRPAVVCSSEIWATFLGFLKGPWRWGEVRMDEEYQRPGTRWRRSSYSGDDGSNCVEVAVLSGARRALRDSKSRGVPAIVFTSDAWRGLLDHLRGR encoded by the coding sequence ATGAAGTCAGGATGGCGCCGATCAAGCTTTTCTGGTCATGATGGCAGCAACTGCGTAGAAGTGGCGAACGTCACAGGTGGGAACCGGGCCGTACGGGACAGCAAGGATCTCAGTCGACCGGCCGTCGTGTGCAGCTCCGAGATTTGGGCCACGTTCCTCGGCTTCCTGAAAGGTCCTTGGCGATGGGGAGAGGTGCGGATGGACGAGGAGTACCAGAGGCCGGGAACGCGGTGGCGGAGATCCAGTTACTCTGGTGACGATGGAAGCAACTGCGTCGAGGTGGCCGTCTTGAGCGGTGCTAGGCGGGCTCTTCGAGATAGTAAAAGTCGCGGTGTTCCCGCCATTGTCTTCACCTCTGATGCTTGGAGGGGACTCCTCGATCACTTGCGAGGCCGTTAG
- a CDS encoding DUF397 domain-containing protein: MDRVNEELTAAQWRRSSFTGDDGGNCVEVAILTGRRRAVRDSKDPAKTTVVFSSGAWTAFLDHLK, from the coding sequence ATGGACCGGGTGAACGAAGAGCTCACTGCAGCGCAATGGCGTAGATCCAGCTTCACTGGTGACGATGGGGGGAACTGTGTCGAAGTAGCGATCCTAACCGGACGGCGTCGAGCAGTCCGGGACAGTAAGGATCCCGCCAAAACCACTGTCGTTTTCTCATCCGGTGCGTGGACGGCCTTTCTCGATCACCTGAAGTAG
- a CDS encoding helix-turn-helix domain-containing protein, producing MTVPLEPDTSISPRLQFGTELRKFRLSQGVTQRRLCETIHLSISHLSMIENGHRGPTPDLARRMDDALNLGSTLTGLLDRLNRAAAQLPPWFRPWLEYEQEAEALRVWEPLMVPGLMQTEDYARAILSRRPGVTPEQAEERVAARMERQKILHRSIPPLLWVIIDEGVLNRPIADPEIMKAQFEYLLEMGGNSHVSLHVLPHKARSVLGLLGGFAIADMPKGASPAAYIASQSTEDPVSVQSDEVSFLSMRYDLIRVDALARHESSDMIKEKIRKWTG from the coding sequence ATGACTGTCCCTTTGGAGCCGGATACATCCATATCGCCGCGTCTGCAATTCGGGACAGAATTACGAAAATTCCGCCTATCTCAAGGTGTCACCCAACGCCGGCTGTGCGAAACGATCCACCTGTCCATCAGCCACCTCAGCATGATCGAGAACGGCCACCGCGGCCCCACCCCCGACCTCGCACGCCGCATGGACGATGCACTGAACCTCGGATCCACCCTCACCGGCCTACTCGACCGCCTCAACCGCGCGGCGGCCCAGTTGCCGCCATGGTTCCGGCCATGGCTGGAGTATGAGCAGGAGGCAGAGGCCCTGCGGGTGTGGGAACCCTTGATGGTTCCCGGGCTGATGCAGACGGAGGACTACGCGCGCGCCATTCTGAGTCGTAGGCCTGGGGTCACGCCTGAGCAGGCGGAGGAACGTGTAGCAGCGAGAATGGAACGGCAGAAGATTCTCCATCGATCGATACCGCCACTGCTATGGGTCATCATCGACGAGGGTGTCCTTAATAGACCCATCGCGGATCCAGAAATCATGAAGGCGCAGTTCGAGTACCTTCTCGAAATGGGAGGAAACTCCCATGTGTCCCTGCACGTGCTACCGCACAAGGCCCGGAGCGTGCTTGGGTTGCTAGGTGGTTTCGCCATCGCGGACATGCCTAAGGGTGCTTCCCCTGCGGCTTACATCGCATCGCAGAGTACAGAGGATCCGGTGAGCGTTCAGTCCGATGAGGTGAGTTTTCTATCGATGCGGTACGACTTGATCCGAGTGGACGCACTTGCCCGGCATGAGTCGAGCGACATGATCAAGGAGAAGATACGGAAATGGACCGGGTGA
- a CDS encoding ATP-binding protein: MTPDTHRELTLPATADSASRAREEVRDWLGESHPAYEQARLAVSELVTNAIRHPRQDPAQPPGRVNLRLVATTDRVRIEVTDQGRTGVASRPCAQEASPLAEGGRGLLIVDLLSEGRWDTYANPDGPGRTVWCEISVQPVVTIRATGE; encoded by the coding sequence ATGACTCCGGACACGCATCGCGAACTGACGCTACCCGCTACCGCCGACTCGGCCTCTCGTGCCAGAGAGGAGGTTCGTGACTGGCTCGGGGAGAGCCACCCGGCGTACGAGCAGGCTCGGCTGGCGGTCTCGGAGTTGGTGACGAACGCGATCCGGCATCCGCGTCAGGACCCGGCGCAGCCGCCGGGACGGGTGAACCTCCGTCTGGTCGCCACAACCGACCGCGTCCGCATCGAGGTGACCGACCAGGGACGTACCGGCGTCGCGTCGCGGCCCTGCGCTCAGGAGGCGTCGCCGCTGGCGGAAGGCGGCCGGGGGCTGCTCATCGTCGATCTGCTCTCCGAGGGCCGCTGGGACACCTACGCCAACCCGGACGGCCCTGGTCGCACGGTGTGGTGTGAGATCTCCGTCCAGCCGGTCGTGACCATCCGTGCCACGGGTGAATGA